The nucleotide window CGAAGGGATATCCGGTCTGGCCCGTGGCGAAAGCTGTCAGTCGGGTGTCGTCGTTTGGCGACGGCCGCAGCCCCTCGTAGATGCGCGCCATGGGCAGCCATTCGATCTCCGGCTCCGCCTCGAGTTTCTGCATGAAATGGCAGTGCCAATGCAGCCGACCAATGAAGGATTTGAGCGCGCCCAGCCACAGGCCGCGTTCGGATTTGGGCAGTTCCGCGATCTCGGCCTGCCGTTTGAGGGTTGTTTGGTAGATTTCCCGCATGGAGAGGCTGCCCGCAACAAGATGCGGAGAAAGGCGCGAGCAGGCCGTTTCGCCGGTGACCGGGCTCGACATCGCTTTCTGATAGGGTTCGCCGCGGTCGTATAGAAAACTCTCAAGCGTTTTCAGAGCCGCCGCCCTCCCGGGCGGTTGAAGATCCTGAATGCCATCATGCTCGAGGCCTAAGTCCTTCGCATCCGGCAGCATCGTATCTCCGAACGACAGCCAGTCGATCTTGTCCGGTACCGGGCGGATCGGTTCTGACATCATGGCATCCCAGCGTTTCGCCCATTTGTTGCGGTCAAGCGCGCCGCCGCGCCAGATGCCGTATTGCTGGAACTCTTCGAAGCGAACCCCATGATCGCGGCACCAGCGATGAACCTGTTTGTCCCGTTCAAAAGTCCAGGCATTGCCGGTCTCCATATGAGCGACCAGCCGAAATGAGCCGTGGACGGAACGAATTTCCTTCAAAGCGTCAACAACCGAACCGATATGGATGGTGAGGCGGCCGCCATGGTCGGCGATGTGATCCTGGAGGCTCTCGACTGCGCCTTGGACAAATACCCATTGCCGGTAGCTGGTATCCGGAAGTGCCCAGTAGTCCGGTTCGACAACGTAAAGCGGAAGCACGCGTCCGGCCGCGCTCGCGACACAAAGAGCCTCGTGGTCTTCCAAACGCAAATCCTTCTTGTACCAGACAACGGTCAGGGCAGGTTCATCGATGTGCGTTGATGATCGTGTAGACGTCTTCACAAGGGCAAATGACTTTCCATGGTTCGCAACAATGACCCGGGTCTGTGGCCCAGGTCCGACAATCCCAGTTTATTGGCAGTGAACATGGTGCGGCGTCGCCATGCTTCAATCTAGCGGAACGCCAGTTCCCATAGACAGTTCCATACTAGACGCGACTCCGCAGCGCCCTACCCACGTAGCGACCAGCCGGAGTGATCGAACAACTTTGGATCAAAAAGGATGCCCATAATGACTTTGACACTCCCCTCCGTTCGAGAAATCTCCACCGACCAGGAGACTGTCTACGCCTTTGAAATTAGCGGCCACGTCTCTGACGACGATGCCGAGGCGCTGGCGAAATACATGAACGACGCCTTCGACCGGCACGAAAAGGTCAGCATGCTCATGAAGCTCGACGGCTATGAGGGCAGCGACAAGGATGCGATCTTCGATGGAGATGTGTTGGAATCGCGTTGGCGTTCGCTTTTCAAAGTCGAAAAGTATGCTGTCGTCGGCGCGCCGGACGGGGCGGAGAAGATGATCGGCGTCATGGATAAGCTCATCCCGGTCGATGCCCGAACCTTTAAGACCCATGAAGAGCATGCCGCTTGGAACTTCGTCGGAGCCAATCCGAAAATTTAACGGCCGAAGCACCCTTGATCCTTCACCACGTGACAGCCGATTTGCCGGATGGCGTGGTGCCGATGCGGCGCATCGCATCATACCGGCTTGAAGAGCGTGCAGACCTACTGGGCTAGACACCCGACCTCAGTACATTCGTGGGAGAGTTACCATCGATTAGACCAAAGCGATCGAAGGTGCTAATTCCGATCTTCAAGATTTGCAATATCTTGATGAGTAGCGGATCAAACATGCTCTTGTGGAGGGCGGTTCGGTTTCGGAAGAAGGATCATCTTACGCCCAATCATTGTCCGACGTGACAGCGGGTTCGCCGGCTTGCCAATCTCGGAACTCGCGCCTTCCGCATCGGAGACGAGCCAATGAAGCGGCGGGTGTTTCATAGCTCGTGCATGTCGGCGTATGGCTGAGGTAAGCCCCATACTGTCCAGGACCGGTCTCAAAGGAAAAAGCGCTTCCCCAGGGACATAGGGAAGCGCTTAAGCACTCCTTACAGAGTACAATGTGGACCAATCGGTCCACGGGGGGGCACTTTCGCCTTAGCCATCGCCTTCCGGCCAGACGTCTTGGTCTTCCTTGTTCGTTTCTTCGACGAGGAAGAAGTCGTCCGGACCATCGTCTTCGTTGAGGAACTTGATGCTCTTCATATCGACGGCGGCATCCTTGATGCCAATCCTCAGGAGCCCTCCGACATCTAAGATATCACCCTTCATTTGAGCGTCCCGATCCGAGATCAGCTCGTTGACCTCCCGATTTTCGTACGCCTTCGCTTCGGAACCATTCGGTACGACCGTTTCGGCGGTAAGGGGGCGAACTCCTGTTCGACCAGACAATCGCGCAAACCGATCAACTCGGAAGGTAGAGGTCCTCACACTGGTCAGATCGTAGGTGGCCATCATCCCGGAATGAGCATCGGCAAGAGCACCGATGCTAATCGCGAGGCTCACGGCAGTGACAGCGAAACGTCTTTTTTCATCGAGTATCTCCTAATTTTTGGCGCCCGTATTAATCGGGTCCTATACGGCCGGTTTCCCAACGCAGTTGCTTCGGGGCCGCCCGTTTCCAATTGAACGGTAAGCAGCGCGCAGGACTAATGCTTCAATCTGGATTGATGCTCTGACACACCAAAATCATAGTCTGGACGTCTGCCTGGCTACTCTTGGAGAAGTACTCATGTCGCGTCCGTTCGCCTTCTTCGTGCATCATCAGGGACGCGGCCATGCGCGACGCTGCGAAGAGATCATTCGCCATCTCGATGACCGTCCGATCACGATCCTCAGTGCGGATCGAGTGATCTTTGGAGATTTCGACGAGCGCATCTCCTTCGTTGAACTGCCCAACGCTATCGGCGATCCGAGTGCAACGGCCGCGCTGCACAATCAGCAAACGCCCGATGTCACTCAATGCGTGCCTCTTGGCTCATCGGCGTTAAAGGCCAATGCAGAAGAGATCGTAGGCGTCTTCAAGCGTGACAATCCCGCGTTGATGATCAACGATGTTTCGGTCGAGTGGGCATTGCTAGCCCGGTTATGTTCGGTGCCGTCCGTCAAAATCCGCATGCATGGCGACCGGTCCGATGCGAGCCATATCGCGGCCTATCAGGCCTGCGTCGGTATGATCGCGCCCTTCCATGCTGATCTCGAACAGCCCGACTACCCCGAGTGGGCAAGAGCCAAAACGTTCTATTCCGGCGGACTCTGCACCAGTCTCGATGCAGTGCCGGAAAAGAAAGAAGCACGTGATCGGCTCGGTCTTTCGCCGGATCGGAAGATCATTTTGGCGCTTTCGGGAGGGGGCGGCAGTGGTGCAAATTATGCCTCGCTGACCATGGCCGCACGGGCGTTGCCGGACGCGCTTTGGCTGACCGTCGGTCCGGTCCAGCTTGAAGGGCATGAGACCGAGTTCACCAATCTGCGTCAATGCGGCTGGGTCGAGAATGTCCTCGACTATCTTGCTGCCGCGGATGTCGTTGTCGCCTCGGCGGGCGACAACACCTGTCACGAGATCGCGCGGGTGGGACGGCCGTTCCTGTGCATCCCCGAATGGCGCTACTACGATGAACAGGTGGCGAAAGCGCGCGAACTTGCGCGTCTGGGTGCCGCGCATGTCCTAACCACCTGGCCAGCAAGCAATGCACAATGGCAGAGGGCAATCACGGGAGCGCTTGAGGTTGGCACGAAACGACTTGTACCGCTCTTCGACGCGCAGGCCGCCAAGAAAATTGCCAATCATCTGATCGCGCTCGATGGGCATCTTTGGGACGACCGCTCAACTGAAGCGAACCGAACCGTCGCATCGGGCGGCCTTTCGCTCGTTGGCTGACGGGTAGCGGACGATCTCGATCAAATCATCGCCCCAGTCGATGAAACCACCTTCAACAAGCTGATTCAGCCAATAGTCCATGCACCAGGACCCATGCTTCTGTCGAAACAGATTGGCGTTTCGCACGATGTCCTCGAGATGGGTGAGCGGGGGTTTTTCGACCGCATGCCATTGATGGACGGCGCGGGCGTTCGGTACCCAATGGAGGCCGATATCCGATTGATCGAGACGCACTGCAAAGTCAGTATCCTCACCCCCGTACCCTTCAAAAATCTCGTCAAACCCGCCAAGGCCCCAGAACGTTTCGGTGGTGAGGGCGAAGGAAAGGCTCCAGAATTCCGTCGCCAATGGTATTCGTCGGATACCGCGCCCCAGGACGTCTTCAAACCGTCGCGCCGGATGTTGTTCGCTCACCCCCCAGAGAGCTTCAGACGTCATGGTGCCGGGTCGATGGTCTTCGGCCAGATACCGTGTCTCTCCCATGAGACAGCGGTCGACCGCCATGGCGTCCAGATAGGCTTCGACCAAACCGGGCAGCGGGATACAGTCCACGTCGAGAAATATCAGAGCCTTGCCCATTGCGGTACTCGCGGCAGCATTGCGCGCCGCTGCCAGTCGCGGGCGAGACCCACCCACCTGCACTTGGCGGACGGGAAAATTCGTGTTTGGAAGCTCGGCGAACGGGTCGGGCTGCATATGAGCGATGACCAGTTCCGTTGGTGCTATCGTTTGCCGGGTCATGCCGTTGATAAGATGGCGCAGATGCGACTCTCTCCCTCGCGCAATGGTGCAAATACTCGTCGTCATGGCGCGGTCTGGGCCCAGTCATGGGCCAAGCCTTCCAGGACACCCGCAGCAAAGTGGTCTTTTGCAAAGTAGCTTGCCTGGCGTGATCTGAGATGGGCGAGTTCGGAGGAATGGTTACCGACGATGATCGGTTTGCCGACCATTTCCAGCATATGGATGTCATTGCCGGAATCGCCCGCCGCCCAGATGTCGGAAGGTGAGATGCTAAGCCGGTTCGCGACATGGTGGATCGCGTGGCCTTTCGACACACCGCACGGCAACAAGTCCAAGAACCGGCCATGCGAATATATCAGTTCGAATTCGAGGCCGGCCTCCTCGAGTGCTGATCGAACGTCGCGGCATCGGTCGATCTCATAAAGGTAGTAGCTGCGCTTGAAACCGCGCTGCTCCTGTTTCGGTTGTGGCTCCAGCCAATCAAAGCCTGTTAGGGCGCTTTCAATACCGTCAGGACTCCAGGTGCCGCGCCCCAAAGGTGGCCAACCGTCTTCGCGCTCCATCTCACGGAAAGCGGAATCGTGGATCCAGTAAATTTCAGAGCCGACCGATGTGATCAGAAAATGCGGGGCCGGAATATCCCACTGTCTAATGATATCGATTGCACTGTGCAGCGATCGGCCTGTGGCGATCCCAAAAGCGGTGCCGGGACGAGACCGCAGCCAACTCTCCAAACGCCGCAGAGCCAATTTGTCGCCCGTTAACGTGTTGTCGATATCGCAGACCAACATTGTGTCGAACTTGTGCTGTGACCGAGAGGCCCGGTCGGTGCGATCCGGGCCGGCAAGCCATGCCACCTCTGCAAGATACACCTTGGCGTGACGATCCCAGGAATAGAAGTCGCAGGCCGACAGCCCGTTGTGAGCTGCGTCCTTCCAGGCCTTATCATCGCGAAGCAGGCTGAGAATAGCGTCACCAAGGGCACCGATATCAGTGGGATCAACAAGGATGCCGTTCTGGCACCGCTGCAGAATGTCATTTGGCCCGCCATTGTTGGTCGCGACGACGGGCAGACCCGACGCGGCCGCTTCGAGGAATGTCAGCCCAAAAGGCTCGTTAAAGGCCGGATTGGCGAAGACGCCACGCCGCTCCGCAGCGTCGCGGTAGATCCCTGCCACATCCTCCTCCCGATGCGTTTTGGGAAAGGCGACCTTTCCCCAAAGATTATAGTCGTCGATAAGTGTGAGCAGTTCGGTCAGAACCTCGCGTGGTTCCGTATCCTCCTCGACAATTTTCTCGCGGGTTCCGGCATAGATGATCAGGTTTGCCGCCTCCTGCAGCCTGCGATTTTCGCCAAAGGCGCGCACCAACCCTGCGAGGTTCTTCTTTGCCACTGGGCGGGCCAGCGCAAGGATAGGCGGTTTGTCGGGATCGATCAGGAACTGGTTGCGCACTTCGCTGCTAACCCGGCTCTCCTCGCGACAGTTTTTGAACCTTTCCAGATCGCAACCCGGTGGATTGACGCGAACACGCTCTGGCCGGGCCGCAGGATAAAAGCCGTACTGCAGTTCCGCCTCGTCCATCGAACTTGCAATGATCCGATCAGCCGCAGCGATCACGCGTTTTTCCATGTCGATGCGGTCTCGAAGCGTGCCGGTCAGGCTACGTCTGCCAAGGGTTCTGGCTTTGACATGGCCAAGGGAATGCGCGGTGAAAATAACCGGTATGCCGAGACGGCGCTTCATCTTGACGGCCAGCTCACCACCATCGGCATAGTGGCCATGCAAAACGTCCGGCCCAACAGGTAAAGCGCGAATATGCGCTTCGAGATGGTCGGCGAGAACAGGAAGTTCGAACCGCAGGTCCTCCTTCGCAATATATTCGTCGCTCGCTCCGTCGATGCGAATGATCGATGAGCGATCTGAAATCTGTTCCTGACGCTCTGCGTAGTGGGTGCCGAGTTTGTCGCTGTCGAACCGCCGGACGATAATCTGCTGCTTCAAAGAAGGGGACTGACGTTCTGCCGCATCCACCAGTTCGAGCAAATACTTGATATGCCCACCCGTATCCGGCGTTACCCCATAGGGAACGTTCCGCGCCCGAAGGCATCCCTGCAATGCGACATGCATGATGAACATGTCGCAGGACTAATCGTGAACAGACGATCTGACATTGCGCTATATTGATGTTAAACTGCGACAATATGGTTTGGTCGCTTCGACCGGCTGATACTGGAACATTGTGCGGTCTACGAACCTCTGTCCTAGACCGGAATTCGAATGCATATGGAGACCACGACTGAATCTGGTCTTGTGAGAAAGGACCAGAATGTCGGACGATTCCCAAAGTTGCCTTGTCGAGAAGCTCTCGTACTACATCGATATCGACGAGACTGCCGAAGACCATCTTGCGTCGCTCGAAGAGCAAGAGCGCAGCTACCATCGTCATCAGGAAGTCTATAGCGAGGGGGACGAGCTCAAATACCTCTATGTGGTGAAAGAGGGATGGTTCTATTCCTATACGGACATGCCCGACGGGCGGCGTCAGATCGTGCGCGTCCTGCATCCTGGTGACATCATCGGCTTCCCTGACATCGCCTTCACTGAAGCCACATGTAGTATTCGCGCTTCGGAAGACGGTTGCCTCTGCCCGTTTCCAAAACGCAAGCTTGACGCAATCTTCAAGGAATCGCCAAAGCTCACCGCGCTGATGTTCTCGATCGCTAATCGCGATCACGCCTGTGTCATCGACACGCTGCGCGCCATGGGACGGATGAGCGCGCGGGAGCGTCTCTCTTATTTCTTCCTCGATCTGATCTCCCGGCTTCGGATTACCAACAAGCAAATGACCGATACGATCCGCATGCCGATGAACCAGCATGAGATGGGCGACGCGCTCGGCTTGACGCATACCTATGTCAGCAAGACGATCCGCGAGATGGAAGACGAAGGTCTCATCAGCCGTGACGGAGACACGCTGACGCTCGAGCAGGAGGACAGACTCAAATCCATGGTCGATTTCTCTGACCGCTACGCGAAACTCGACACCTCCTGGTTCCCCAAATGATCCATGTTCAATCCGCGCCACTAAACACGGTTCTATCAAGATAGATTGACGCACATACGGCCCGCGCAGTGCCTACTGCTCCGCAACCTTGTCGTCTGCCCGCAGCCGACCGTTCAGGAGGGTGCCTATGTTCGTGCAAACCGCGCAGGATCTTTTTTCCCGGCGCCTCGGGGACGTCTACTCCAGTGCCTGCTTTTTGGCGCAGCACATTCCTTCGATGGTGACTGCCACCGAGAATGAGGATTTGCGCAAACTTCTGAACCTCTATCTCGATATCGTGCGCGACAACGCCGATCGCAGCGAAGCCGCACTGCGGCAATTGCCACCCGCGGTCGGACAGCGCGAACCGACAGCGGTCCCAGCGATGGTGGATGACTTTTTCGATCTGATCGAAGGGCTCCAGGAGCCATCGCTTGTCGATGTGGCCATAATTTTTTCGAGCAGCGAGATCGGGATTTACGAAGCGCAGCGCTTCCATCTTCTCTCCGAATTCGCTGATCAGTTGGGCCGGGCCGATGCGATCGACGCGATGAAAAAGAGCGGCGAGTCCCTGAGCGCGATCTGCGACCAGCTTCGCGAAATCGTCGGCAACGGCAAGGCGCAACCCCGCCCGAATTGATCCTATCTAAAGAAAGGCACAGAACGTGAATTCCGAAAACGACGCATTGGAAGAACTCTATACGACTGTGATCGATAGCCGGGACGGTTACGAAAAGGCCGCGGAGGTTGTCGACAGCCCACGCCTTCAGTCTTTGTTCGAAGAGCTAGAAGAGAGACGAGCGCGCCATGCTTCCGAGCTGCGCGAGTATCTGACCTCGGCCGATATCGACCTCGACGATGACGGCACGATACTCGCATCCGCACACCGTCAGTACCTTGGATTGAAGGACATGATCTCTGACGACGACGACGCCGTGGTGGCCGAGGTCATTCGCGGCGAGCGGCAACTGCTCGATGCCTATGACCAGGCCATCCGGCCGATGGATGCCTCAAGCCCCGCCTTCTCTTTTGCAACCGAGCAGCACAGGAACCTCGAAGCGCATATTGAGGAGCTTGAGCTGCTCGCTGAAGACAACGATACCCCCTCGACACGAAACGCAATCTCATGAGCATGGAGAGCCTCAAGGACGTCTATATCGACCAGCTGCAGGATATCTACAGCGCCAACAAGCAATCCGCGGATGTCACGATCGAACTCGCCAAGGCGGCGACCAACGAAGAATTGAAGGAGGCGCTGAGAACCGGCGTGAAAGGTATTCGCGACGGTATGGACAAGGTAGCTGGGATCGTGCGTGACCACGATGCAGACCCCGACGGCGAGCATTGCAAGGGCATGGAAGGTCTCGTCGAAGAGGCGAAGGCCCACGCTCTTGAAGAAGAGTTCGGCGATGACGATGCACGCGATGCGATGATCATCACGCAATATCAGCGCATAGCGCACTACGCGATCGCGGGCTATGGATGTGTCGCCGCCTTTGCCGGCCGTCTCGATTTTCACGAAGACAAGGGCACCCTCGAAGACTGTCTCGACGCCTGCTATGACGGCGATCGCCGTATGACCGAACTGGCAAGCTCGGGCATCAACGAAGCGGCGGCGTAAGGTTGCGGATCGCGCAGGTCGCTCCCCTGATCTTCCCGGTGCCGCCATGCGATCACGGTGGCACCGAACGGGTTGTTTGCGATCTGACGAACGGGCTCGTTGCCCGTGGTCACGAAGTCACCCTCTTCGCCGCCGACGGGTCTCAAACAGATGCCGATCTTGTCTCGCAAGGACCGCCTGTCGCCGCAATTAAAGATGCTCCACCCTCGCTGCCTTCGGCCATGGAATGCGTGATGCTCGACCAAGTCGCGGCGCGGGCGGACGACTTCGACATCATCCATTGTCACACCGAGCTCTACCATGCCGCCGTGCTGAGGCCCCGGCGGCACAAGACGATCATGACGATTCACTGGCGTGCGGATCAACTCGACCGGCAAATCTATTTCGACCATTTTCGCGATCAGAAGGTGGTGGCGATTTCCAAGGCACAAGCCGCCACATTGCCAGCGTCGAACTGTCTCGACGTTGTGCATCATGGCATTCCTGCCGATCAGCTCCATCTCGACGATGGGGCAGGGGGATATGCGGCGTTTCTCGGACGAATGACCGACCAGAAACGCCCTGATCTCGCCATCGAAATCGCACGGCGCGCGGGACTGCCAGTCCGGCTCGGCGGCACCGTGGATGTCGGCAATCCGGATTATTTCGTGACCGAGGTCGAACCGCTTCTAAACGAGTCCGCGACCTATCTGGGTCCAATCACACAGGATCAGAAACAGGCCTTTCTGGGCAAAGCATCCGTGTTTGTCTTCCCCGTTGACTGGCCGGAACCGTTTGGGTTGGTGATGATCGAAGCCATGGCTTGCGGAACACCCGTGGTCGCTTGGCGCAATGGCAGTATCGAAGAAGTCATCGATGACGGCGTCAGCGGCTTCATTGTCGATAGTGTTGAGCAGGCGGTTCGCGCCGTGGCGCTTGCGAAAGCGCTCGATCGCAGAGACGTGCGGCTGGCCTTTGAGCGCCGGTTCACAAGCGCCCATATGGTGGACGGATACTTGCGCGCCTATGAGACGCTGCTTCAGAAGCCGGAAAGACTGCAGGCGTGATCGCGGCGCATTTGCCAATTTCGTCAGTGGACTCCCGGTGCTTCTGTTGCGGCGCCCGGTCCTGGACGGAAGATTTTCTCGGCTGGAGACGTTGCAGATACTGCGACATGCGGCTTCCTATCGACAGGTCGCTGCGTCACGCGGACGGCTCAGATCTGCTACGGTCGACGCTCCAGTCGCCCCCCGCAGGACGACAACTTGTCGGACATGGCCACTGGCGTGCGACAGTCCGTACTCTCCGGATCGCGGGGACGACGATTAATCGGTGGCTCGCAGGCAGATGGCCTTCACAACACCGGCTTGCCGATGACCCACGTGATGTTCCTGAATTCAAACCGTTCGAGAGCTTCGGCCACACCTCGGTCAGCCTGGTCGTCCTGGCCCGGGCAGGCGATCCTGCGCTGCCGGGCCTCCTTGATCGCTACGAACGTACGTTCACCGATATCGTTATCGTTCTGGACAGCAGTACGAAATGCGACCGTTCGGATAGTAACGTCCGACTTTTCGGACGGCCTCTCGATGGCAATTTTGCAGCTCAGCGCAATGCAGGAACGTCGGCTGCAAAGGGTTCATGGGTGTTCCATCTCGACACGGACGAAGACGTCTCAGCCGACTTCTGCGCGGTCCTGCCGCATCTCGCGAGCGCTGCTGCTTGCTCAGGCTATCTTGCCGTCGGCTTCCCGCGGCGAAACTATGTCGATAATCGCCTCAGCGATCTTTTTCCGGATATCCAATATCGTCTCATCCGGCGTGACGTGCTTTTCGAAGGCCGCGTTCACGAGCGGCCCAGTGTTTGCGGGCAAGGGGATCGTACCATTGTCTCACAACACGGCATGATCGACCATCGGATGGCGCGCGATCGGGTCCGGGCACGGTCCAAGCACTACGACCAACTGGGTCAGGAGGCGGCGCGGCATCAGGACGATGTCGCATTGTTGTCAGCCTTCGCACCTTAGTGGCCCCTCTCGTTTTCGCTGCGCTGAACGCCCGCAAGTAGACGTTCATCCAGCGTATCGCTGCGATCGTCGTGCAGGACTGAAATATCTCCGGTGGTCTCGAAGACCACCGCGAGCACCTGATCGAACTGCGTCACATTGGTCTCGCGCAGCTTGACGTGCAGATCGCTTTCGCTCACCTTGGTCCGTTTCAGGTTCTCAGGCAGGATATTGGACCCGTCCATCAGCAGCACAGGATCGTTGATCACCAGCCGTTCGAAGCGATCCGATCGTGCGATGAGGAGCGACATCACCCATTGCAGGCCAAAGAGCACCGCGATGGCGGCGAGAGGAATAAGGAGTGGCGTGGAGTTGGCCATCGCCGCGCTGGCCAGAACCGAGCCGATCGCCACCGTGACTGCAAAATCATGCGGGACCATTTTTGCGAAGCTCCGCAGGCCGACCAGACGTACCGCGATCAAGATCGCGCCATAGGCGAGAATACCTCCGACCATCGCCTGCCACAGATCACTCCAGCTTTCGGGCAAAATGGTCATCTCGTATCTCCAATCCGGTTTCTTGGCCGCCAATAGGCTTGGACCTCCCAACGCGACGTACGGTGCTGCTTGCCGGATTGCCAGCCAATGCGGGAACGACCCATGAACCGGGCATGCAATCCGGGCTGCTTTTGAGCTGCATCCGCGAACTGGCGATGATGATGGCACAGGACAAGGGAACCGCCGGGCCGAAGGCTTCGCTCGATCTCGCGCACCACTGAAACCAATGTGCGATCGTTGAGATAGTAAAGCAGTTCCGCGATGACGATGGCATCGTAGGTCGATCCGGGAAACCGGCCGGGCAGGGGCAGGTGATGCAATTGAACCCGCGAAAGGCTGCTCACGATTTCCGCGGCGCGGCGAAGCGCGGCTTCCGATCCATCGCAGGCATCGACCGACAGCGCGCGTTTGGCCAGGTCCCGGCTGTTGCTTCCGTTGCCACAGCCCAATTCGAGGACACGACCGTGTATCTGGGTCCCCAGCATCCGAAGGACAATCCTTCGCTTATGAGCTTCGTTGCGAGAGATGCGGGTGCCCCAAGGGTCTGCCGCGTCCGTAAACATCCGGTCGAAATGATCGAGCGTGGCGTGGTCCCTCATCAACATGTGAACCGCTCACAGGGCTGGCACATCCGCGCGATCATCTCCGGGGTCAGGCAAAACCCGTCCGGATCGTCTTGTATCAACCCCGTCTGGCTCCGATAACGACGAAGCGCTGCGCGTTTCGCTGCTGCGGACCCATAGAGTCCAGTTTCGCCTCCAAAAGTGTTCACTGAAGATCTTTGCGACGGCCAGACGACGTAGCGCAACCGTCGAATGGCGGTGGGCCAAGAGCGGTCACACAGACCGGCGACGGTGCGGTGGTCAGGATGATCGTCATGTTCCGAAGGGACGATCAAAAGATCGGGCTGCGGGCGCGCACGGAAGCAGCCCAGTGCGTTGTACTCTTCCTCCATCGTTAGGTCACGAAGCCCACCATCCGGTAGACCGAGAAAGGTAACATGTGCGGGTGGCACGCCTGCCAATTGCATCGCCGAGAGCGTCTCCGCTTGCCGAAGGACAACGAGCTTTTGTTTGGGGTAGGCGCGGCTGTTGCGATGCGAGGCCGATCCATCGGTCACGACGATAACATCGACCCGCACCCCACGTCGGCGCAGCGTGGAGATCGTAAAGAACGCGCCGATCGTCTCGTCATCGGAGTGCGGAGCCACCACGACCGCATGGTGCACCCCGTCGAGGTTCAGGGCGCGCAAGGCCAAACATCCAGCGAGCCGCTCGCGACCGCCGCGCCGACCTCTGCCAGTTGCGCGTCAGGCCCGGGCTGACGAATATACATGCCAAGATCTTGGGCGAACCGGCAAACCGGAAATTCCTCGAAATAAGCCGCCGTCCCGCAGGCCTGCTGCGCCAGGGCAATCCCTCGCTCGCAGG belongs to Hasllibacter sp. MH4015 and includes:
- a CDS encoding STAS/SEC14 domain-containing protein, whose protein sequence is MTLTLPSVREISTDQETVYAFEISGHVSDDDAEALAKYMNDAFDRHEKVSMLMKLDGYEGSDKDAIFDGDVLESRWRSLFKVEKYAVVGAPDGAEKMIGVMDKLIPVDARTFKTHEEHAAWNFVGANPKI
- a CDS encoding HAD-IIB family hydrolase, whose translation is MFIMHVALQGCLRARNVPYGVTPDTGGHIKYLLELVDAAERQSPSLKQQIIVRRFDSDKLGTHYAERQEQISDRSSIIRIDGASDEYIAKEDLRFELPVLADHLEAHIRALPVGPDVLHGHYADGGELAVKMKRRLGIPVIFTAHSLGHVKARTLGRRSLTGTLRDRIDMEKRVIAAADRIIASSMDEAELQYGFYPAARPERVRVNPPGCDLERFKNCREESRVSSEVRNQFLIDPDKPPILALARPVAKKNLAGLVRAFGENRRLQEAANLIIYAGTREKIVEEDTEPREVLTELLTLIDDYNLWGKVAFPKTHREEDVAGIYRDAAERRGVFANPAFNEPFGLTFLEAAASGLPVVATNNGGPNDILQRCQNGILVDPTDIGALGDAILSLLRDDKAWKDAAHNGLSACDFYSWDRHAKVYLAEVAWLAGPDRTDRASRSQHKFDTMLVCDIDNTLTGDKLALRRLESWLRSRPGTAFGIATGRSLHSAIDIIRQWDIPAPHFLITSVGSEIYWIHDSAFREMEREDGWPPLGRGTWSPDGIESALTGFDWLEPQPKQEQRGFKRSYYLYEIDRCRDVRSALEEAGLEFELIYSHGRFLDLLPCGVSKGHAIHHVANRLSISPSDIWAAGDSGNDIHMLEMVGKPIIVGNHSSELAHLRSRQASYFAKDHFAAGVLEGLAHDWAQTAP
- a CDS encoding Crp/Fnr family transcriptional regulator, encoding MSDDSQSCLVEKLSYYIDIDETAEDHLASLEEQERSYHRHQEVYSEGDELKYLYVVKEGWFYSYTDMPDGRRQIVRVLHPGDIIGFPDIAFTEATCSIRASEDGCLCPFPKRKLDAIFKESPKLTALMFSIANRDHACVIDTLRAMGRMSARERLSYFFLDLISRLRITNKQMTDTIRMPMNQHEMGDALGLTHTYVSKTIREMEDEGLISRDGDTLTLEQEDRLKSMVDFSDRYAKLDTSWFPK
- a CDS encoding FAD-binding domain-containing protein: MKTSTRSSTHIDEPALTVVWYKKDLRLEDHEALCVASAAGRVLPLYVVEPDYWALPDTSYRQWVFVQGAVESLQDHIADHGGRLTIHIGSVVDALKEIRSVHGSFRLVAHMETGNAWTFERDKQVHRWCRDHGVRFEEFQQYGIWRGGALDRNKWAKRWDAMMSEPIRPVPDKIDWLSFGDTMLPDAKDLGLEHDGIQDLQPPGRAAALKTLESFLYDRGEPYQKAMSSPVTGETACSRLSPHLVAGSLSMREIYQTTLKRQAEIAELPKSERGLWLGALKSFIGRLHWHCHFMQKLEAEPEIEWLPMARIYEGLRPSPNDDTRLTAFATGQTGYPFVDACMRYLKATGWINFRMRAMLMSFASYNLWLPWQQSGEVLARLFTDYEPGIHWPQSQMQSGETGINAVRIYSPVKQGYDQDPTGEFTRTWVPELAHLDGKDLQEPWLRDDPIADYPSPIVDYRETTKEAKQRIYALRRTSEAKKEAAAVFDKHGSRKPREVRERRPRKAAGNA
- a CDS encoding DUF892 family protein, with the translated sequence MFVQTAQDLFSRRLGDVYSSACFLAQHIPSMVTATENEDLRKLLNLYLDIVRDNADRSEAALRQLPPAVGQREPTAVPAMVDDFFDLIEGLQEPSLVDVAIIFSSSEIGIYEAQRFHLLSEFADQLGRADAIDAMKKSGESLSAICDQLREIVGNGKAQPRPN
- a CDS encoding glycosyltransferase family 2 protein, coding for MTTSICTIARGRESHLRHLINGMTRQTIAPTELVIAHMQPDPFAELPNTNFPVRQVQVGGSRPRLAAARNAAASTAMGKALIFLDVDCIPLPGLVEAYLDAMAVDRCLMGETRYLAEDHRPGTMTSEALWGVSEQHPARRFEDVLGRGIRRIPLATEFWSLSFALTTETFWGLGGFDEIFEGYGGEDTDFAVRLDQSDIGLHWVPNARAVHQWHAVEKPPLTHLEDIVRNANLFRQKHGSWCMDYWLNQLVEGGFIDWGDDLIEIVRYPSANERKAARCDGSVRFS
- a CDS encoding glycosyltransferase produces the protein MSRPFAFFVHHQGRGHARRCEEIIRHLDDRPITILSADRVIFGDFDERISFVELPNAIGDPSATAALHNQQTPDVTQCVPLGSSALKANAEEIVGVFKRDNPALMINDVSVEWALLARLCSVPSVKIRMHGDRSDASHIAAYQACVGMIAPFHADLEQPDYPEWARAKTFYSGGLCTSLDAVPEKKEARDRLGLSPDRKIILALSGGGGSGANYASLTMAARALPDALWLTVGPVQLEGHETEFTNLRQCGWVENVLDYLAAADVVVASAGDNTCHEIARVGRPFLCIPEWRYYDEQVAKARELARLGAAHVLTTWPASNAQWQRAITGALEVGTKRLVPLFDAQAAKKIANHLIALDGHLWDDRSTEANRTVASGGLSLVG